Proteins co-encoded in one Acidobacteriota bacterium genomic window:
- a CDS encoding sigma-54 dependent transcriptional regulator codes for MKILVIDDEEVMRDVLEAVLVREGFEVSTAASGEEGLVYLEDEPVDLIILDMMLPGMSGMETLRSVKDTHPSLPVIIVTAYSSIDTAIDAMKLGAYHYIPKPFKNEEVVLTVNKALEQRRLATENERLKAELSEKYSFDNIIGKSDVMRRLFDLIRQAAPSRSNILITGESGTGKELVARAIHHGSPRAKNAFVTVNSGSLPPELLESNLFGHEKGSFTGAVAMKRGLFEVADGGSIFLDEIGNINLETQAKLLRVIQEREFMRLGAVETIKVDVRIIAASNADLQQLISDGKFRQDLFFRLNVIAIQLPPLRQRREDIPLLTTHFLNKYSEENRKDQPEIAPDAMKLLMDYWWPGNVRELENTIERAVVLVTNSTITAELLPESLRYPNATDRPLTHVPNEGISLKDAVSSYERTMILQSLEMSGGVQKRAAELLQVKPSTLNEMMKRLGIHPSSS; via the coding sequence ATGAAGATTCTCGTAATCGACGACGAAGAAGTCATGAGAGATGTCCTCGAGGCGGTGCTCGTCCGCGAGGGCTTCGAGGTCTCCACAGCCGCCAGCGGTGAAGAAGGCCTCGTCTACCTCGAGGACGAGCCGGTCGATCTGATCATCCTCGACATGATGCTTCCTGGCATGTCGGGGATGGAAACGCTCCGCTCGGTCAAGGACACCCATCCCTCCCTACCGGTGATCATCGTGACTGCCTACTCCTCGATCGACACCGCGATCGATGCGATGAAGCTCGGCGCCTACCACTACATCCCGAAGCCGTTCAAGAACGAAGAGGTGGTGCTGACCGTCAACAAGGCACTCGAGCAGCGGCGCCTTGCAACGGAGAATGAACGTCTGAAGGCCGAGCTCTCCGAAAAGTACTCGTTCGACAACATCATCGGAAAAAGCGACGTGATGCGCCGCCTGTTCGATCTCATCAGACAGGCCGCTCCGTCCCGATCGAACATTCTGATCACCGGCGAATCGGGAACCGGAAAGGAGCTCGTCGCGCGCGCCATTCACCACGGAAGCCCGCGAGCCAAGAACGCCTTCGTGACGGTCAACTCCGGATCGCTGCCGCCGGAGCTGCTCGAATCGAACCTCTTCGGTCACGAAAAAGGCTCGTTCACCGGCGCGGTCGCGATGAAGCGCGGATTGTTCGAGGTCGCCGACGGCGGCTCGATCTTTCTCGACGAGATCGGCAACATCAACCTCGAGACACAGGCGAAACTGCTCCGCGTCATCCAGGAACGGGAGTTCATGAGACTCGGAGCGGTCGAGACGATCAAGGTCGACGTCCGGATCATCGCCGCCAGCAACGCCGATCTTCAGCAGCTCATCAGCGACGGCAAGTTCCGTCAGGATCTCTTCTTCCGACTCAACGTCATTGCGATCCAGCTTCCTCCTCTGCGGCAGCGCCGGGAGGACATCCCTCTCCTCACGACGCATTTCCTCAACAAGTACTCCGAGGAGAACAGGAAGGATCAGCCGGAGATCGCGCCGGACGCGATGAAGCTCCTCATGGACTACTGGTGGCCCGGCAACGTCCGCGAGCTCGAGAATACGATCGAGCGCGCCGTCGTGCTCGTAACCAACAGCACCATCACCGCCGAGCTCCTCCCCGAGAGCCTCCGCTACCCCAACGCGACCGACCGTCCGCTGACACACGTTCCGAACGAGGGGATCTCGCTCAAGGACGCCGTCTCGAGCTACGAGAGAACG
- a CDS encoding PAS domain-containing protein: MNARSVLSKTLLVMLTIIAVIGAFQSFQRNRDAFERLDFDYTWQKETLLVGSVDPGSRAERAGLLPGDEIWLINSTPPGDIDGLRRTMRRSEEASLLVARGDETFVISYSPPPLKIDYQFLFLTFIGFLYLVIGLFTYTKGRGEETTLFYIVTILSFIVFTYSPAGKTNLTFEAMWMVEELARIFLPPVMLHFFLLFPRPLVTDKRLIAALYAVPAVLALWVVNLLVLGNLVPVLDPETSFRMIDRWEMLHFAVYFTLAFIAITWTYRNAPGVGEKKQIKWIWFGMAAGFLPFLVLYLIPFIRTGTNSVYSTIATLPLALIPLAFAVSILRYKLWDVEVVIKEALAYTITFGFGVIAFSTVNVLLTSLIEESHSVERNLIAFTSGLLIAGVLVPMKNRVEGLIEMLVYRGTWRHRRAMSSLTQELATFHDLNELIEIIRDRLIAAIEIRRVNVYIREGSHLTLYDHDDRLPEWINADRMADLPAGRVIHLERPRSADDGEISKRMVAAGYRYLFAIRHRQQLQGLLICGTKGLDERLSTDDLRLIHSLIPPLALAIENARLYGRLRAQLDQIRSLKEYSENIIESSPSAIAVIDREGLILTANSAFWNLTGTDPSSVDRIGEILPPETLDGSPGMTEISFRNRRGEERNVTISRSPFEASDAPLGASVLVMGDVSEITRLERELQEKDRLASLGLLAAGIAHEVNTPLAGISSYAQLLLAETNEDDPRFGTLKKMEKQTFRASRLVNNLLDFAANRRLEQESVDLATVISSALELNESVTNAGEIELDVSMPAGLRVRANPYELQQVVTNLLLNARDALKGKGRIEIDLRRDGDQALLTVRDEGPGVPPELRGEIFKPLVTTKHGQGGTGLGLAITERIIQASGGEIRLVSREGEGATFEVRLPLETAAEIS, translated from the coding sequence GTGAACGCCAGATCGGTCCTTTCGAAAACGCTGCTGGTGATGCTGACGATCATCGCGGTCATCGGTGCGTTCCAGTCGTTCCAGCGGAACCGCGATGCATTCGAGCGTCTCGACTTCGATTACACCTGGCAGAAGGAGACACTGCTGGTCGGATCGGTCGACCCGGGAAGCCGGGCCGAGCGGGCGGGCCTCCTCCCGGGCGACGAGATCTGGCTGATCAACAGCACTCCCCCCGGCGACATCGACGGTCTCCGGCGAACCATGCGACGCTCCGAGGAGGCCTCGCTGCTCGTGGCGCGCGGAGACGAGACATTCGTCATCTCCTACAGCCCGCCGCCGCTGAAGATCGACTATCAGTTCCTCTTCCTGACCTTCATCGGTTTCCTCTATCTCGTCATCGGCCTTTTCACCTACACGAAGGGCCGCGGAGAGGAGACGACGCTCTTCTACATCGTCACGATCCTCTCATTCATCGTCTTCACCTACTCTCCCGCGGGAAAGACCAACCTGACGTTCGAGGCGATGTGGATGGTGGAAGAGCTCGCACGGATCTTTCTCCCTCCCGTCATGCTTCACTTCTTCCTTCTTTTCCCGCGACCGCTCGTCACCGACAAGCGGCTGATCGCAGCGCTCTACGCAGTACCAGCCGTCCTCGCGCTCTGGGTCGTGAATCTTCTCGTTCTCGGGAACCTCGTTCCGGTTCTCGATCCCGAAACGTCGTTCCGCATGATCGATCGCTGGGAGATGTTGCATTTCGCGGTCTATTTCACGCTCGCATTCATCGCGATTACCTGGACGTATCGGAACGCCCCCGGAGTCGGAGAGAAAAAGCAGATCAAGTGGATCTGGTTCGGCATGGCCGCGGGCTTTCTCCCGTTCCTCGTCCTCTATCTGATTCCCTTCATCAGAACGGGGACGAACTCGGTCTACTCGACGATCGCGACGCTTCCACTGGCGTTGATTCCACTCGCATTCGCGGTCTCGATCCTTCGCTACAAGCTCTGGGACGTCGAGGTCGTGATCAAGGAGGCGCTCGCATATACGATCACCTTCGGTTTCGGCGTGATCGCATTTTCGACCGTGAATGTCCTGCTCACGAGTCTCATTGAGGAGTCGCACTCGGTCGAGAGAAATCTGATCGCGTTCACTTCCGGATTGCTGATCGCCGGTGTTCTCGTACCGATGAAGAACCGCGTCGAGGGGCTGATCGAAATGCTCGTCTATCGCGGGACCTGGCGGCACCGGCGGGCGATGTCGTCGCTGACGCAGGAGCTGGCGACGTTCCATGACCTCAACGAGCTGATCGAGATCATCCGCGACCGTCTGATTGCGGCGATCGAGATCCGGCGCGTCAACGTCTACATCCGTGAAGGCTCCCATCTGACCCTCTACGATCACGACGACCGGCTGCCGGAATGGATCAATGCCGACCGGATGGCCGATCTGCCGGCCGGCCGTGTCATTCACCTCGAACGGCCTCGCAGCGCGGATGACGGCGAGATCTCGAAGAGGATGGTCGCCGCCGGATACCGCTATCTCTTCGCGATCCGTCATCGACAGCAGCTCCAGGGCCTTCTCATCTGCGGAACCAAGGGGCTCGACGAACGGCTTTCCACCGACGATCTCCGGCTGATCCACTCGCTGATTCCGCCGCTCGCCCTCGCCATCGAGAACGCCCGACTCTACGGACGGCTTCGCGCCCAGCTCGATCAGATCCGCTCGCTCAAGGAGTACAGCGAGAACATCATCGAGTCCTCCCCCTCCGCGATCGCCGTCATCGATCGCGAAGGGTTGATCCTCACCGCCAACAGCGCTTTCTGGAACCTGACCGGGACCGATCCATCCTCGGTGGACCGGATCGGCGAGATCCTTCCGCCGGAAACCCTCGACGGCAGTCCCGGGATGACCGAGATCAGCTTCCGGAACCGGCGCGGCGAAGAGCGCAACGTCACGATCTCGCGCAGCCCGTTCGAAGCCTCCGACGCCCCTCTCGGGGCATCCGTCCTCGTCATGGGCGATGTCTCCGAGATCACCCGCCTCGAGCGCGAGCTCCAGGAGAAGGACCGGCTCGCATCGCTCGGTCTTCTCGCGGCCGGCATCGCTCACGAAGTGAATACACCGCTCGCCGGCATCTCCTCGTACGCCCAGCTTCTCCTGGCCGAGACCAACGAGGACGATCCGCGCTTCGGCACGCTCAAGAAGATGGAGAAGCAGACTTTCCGGGCGTCTCGACTGGTCAACAACCTTCTCGATTTCGCCGCGAATCGCCGCCTCGAGCAGGAGTCGGTCGATCTCGCGACGGTCATCAGCTCGGCGCTCGAGCTGAACGAATCGGTCACGAACGCCGGCGAGATCGAGCTCGACGTTTCGATGCCGGCGGGGCTGCGGGTTCGTGCAAATCCGTACGAGCTGCAGCAGGTCGTCACCAACCTCCTACTGAACGCACGCGACGCACTCAAGGGGAAGGGGAGGATCGAGATCGACCTTCGCCGGGACGGCGACCAGGCCCTGTTGACGGTCCGGGACGAGGGGCCAGGAGTTCCCCCTGAGCTTCGTGGAGAGATCTTCAAACCGCTCGTCACTACCAAGCACGGTCAGGGAGGCACCGGACTCGGCCTGGCAATCACCGAGCGGATCATTCAGGCGAGCGGAGGCGAGATCCGCCTCGTATCCCGTGAGGGAGAGGGAGCCACGTTCGAAGTCCGTCTCCCACTCGAAACGGCCGCGGAGATATCCTGA
- the mtnP gene encoding S-methyl-5'-thioadenosine phosphorylase, which translates to MEREPRIGVIGGSGLYAMEGLEIVEERNVSTPFGAPSDPVTIGRIEGTEVAFLARHGKGHRRLPGEINFRANIFALKKCGVETILSASAVGSMKLAYRPTDIVFPLQFIDRTRHREDTFFGDGIVAHVSFADPICHDVARAAFEVSRELGVSSHFGGTYLCMEGPQFSTRAESNLYRSWGVDVIGMTNLQEAKLAREAEICYATMALVTDYDCWHETEESVNVEQVIEYLHKNAKTACEIVKAAVRRMAERKRDCECAAALRYAILTPPDAMPPERAKELEPILGRYLKK; encoded by the coding sequence ATGGAGAGAGAACCGAGAATCGGAGTGATCGGGGGGTCCGGGCTGTATGCAATGGAAGGTCTGGAGATCGTGGAGGAGCGGAACGTATCGACGCCTTTCGGCGCGCCCTCCGATCCGGTCACGATCGGGCGGATCGAGGGAACGGAGGTGGCGTTTCTGGCGCGGCACGGGAAGGGCCACCGGCGGTTGCCGGGGGAGATCAATTTCCGGGCGAACATCTTCGCGCTGAAAAAGTGCGGAGTCGAGACGATCCTCTCGGCTTCGGCGGTCGGGTCGATGAAGCTCGCCTACCGTCCCACCGACATCGTCTTTCCGCTCCAGTTCATCGACAGGACGCGGCACCGCGAGGATACGTTCTTCGGAGACGGAATCGTGGCGCACGTGAGCTTCGCCGATCCGATCTGTCACGACGTTGCGAGAGCTGCGTTCGAGGTGTCGCGCGAGCTCGGAGTGAGCTCGCACTTCGGCGGAACCTACCTCTGCATGGAAGGGCCGCAGTTCTCGACCCGGGCCGAGAGCAATCTCTACCGCAGCTGGGGCGTCGACGTGATCGGAATGACGAATCTCCAGGAAGCGAAGCTCGCCCGCGAAGCCGAGATCTGTTACGCGACGATGGCGTTGGTCACCGATTACGACTGCTGGCACGAGACGGAAGAGTCGGTCAACGTCGAGCAGGTGATCGAGTATCTCCACAAGAACGCGAAGACCGCCTGCGAGATCGTGAAAGCTGCGGTGAGGCGGATGGCGGAAAGAAAACGCGACTGCGAGTGCGCGGCCGCGCTGCGCTACGCGATCCTCACCCCGCCCGACGCGATGCCACCGGAGCGGGCGAAGGAGCTGGAGCCGATTCTGGGCCGATACCTGAAAAAATAG
- a CDS encoding sugar kinase — translation MSIVVIGSVAFDAIESPFGKSEKTIGGAATYFSVAASIFAPVRVVAVIGDDFGNEEMKVFEGRNIDTSGIVRIDGGRTFFWSGEYGFDLNVAQTRETQLNVFADFRPDLPESFRDSEMVFLANIAPELQLEVLEQVRDPKLVALDTMNYWIDSARDGLEEVIAKVDLLVINEGEARQLTDEPNLVKASRKLLSRGPRWIVIKRGEYGALMATGDDIFAAPAYPLEQVFDPTGAGDSFAGGLMGWLAAAKEVNDDQLRQAIVYGSIMASYTVEKFGLDRLREITRDDLDSRLAMFRKVTWLPE, via the coding sequence ATGTCGATAGTCGTCATTGGGAGTGTGGCGTTCGATGCGATCGAATCGCCTTTCGGAAAGTCGGAGAAGACGATCGGAGGCGCAGCAACCTATTTTTCGGTCGCCGCATCGATCTTCGCCCCCGTCCGGGTCGTGGCCGTCATCGGCGACGATTTCGGCAATGAGGAGATGAAGGTCTTCGAGGGGCGCAACATCGATACCTCCGGAATCGTCCGGATCGACGGGGGACGGACATTCTTCTGGAGCGGAGAGTACGGCTTCGATCTCAACGTCGCCCAGACCCGCGAAACGCAGCTCAACGTCTTTGCCGACTTCCGACCGGACCTACCCGAAAGCTTCCGCGATTCCGAGATGGTCTTCCTCGCCAATATCGCTCCCGAGCTCCAGCTCGAGGTGCTCGAACAGGTCCGCGACCCGAAGCTGGTGGCGCTCGACACGATGAATTACTGGATCGACTCGGCGCGCGACGGTCTCGAGGAAGTGATCGCGAAGGTCGACCTGCTGGTGATCAACGAGGGAGAAGCGCGCCAGCTGACCGACGAGCCGAACCTGGTGAAGGCTTCGCGCAAACTCCTCTCGCGCGGGCCCCGCTGGATCGTGATCAAGCGCGGGGAGTACGGCGCGCTCATGGCCACCGGGGACGACATCTTCGCGGCTCCGGCGTATCCGCTCGAGCAGGTGTTCGATCCGACCGGCGCCGGCGACTCCTTCGCCGGAGGGTTGATGGGATGGCTGGCGGCGGCGAAGGAAGTGAACGACGACCAGCTGCGCCAGGCCATCGTCTACGGCTCGATCATGGCCTCCTACACCGTCGAGAAGTTCGGACTCGACCGTCTCCGCGAGATCACCCGCGACGACCTCGACTCGCGGCTCGCCATGTTTCGCAAGGTGACCTGGCTACCCGAGTGA
- a CDS encoding cyclic nucleotide-binding domain-containing protein, whose translation MDGMFPDESDHPLFKYLNAAERAQIEDLGSVLPIASDGFLIREGQKDSALFSVESGRLEVVTVRDGEENVVATIGPGDVLGEVSFIDKSPRTVSVRAVNDSEVRVWDRAELVEHLRSKPDLLAKFAIALSELLVERLRDSVRRQGRVRPV comes from the coding sequence ATGGACGGAATGTTTCCGGACGAATCGGACCACCCCCTTTTCAAGTATCTGAATGCCGCCGAAAGAGCGCAGATCGAGGATCTGGGATCGGTCCTCCCGATCGCGTCGGATGGCTTTCTGATTCGCGAGGGGCAGAAGGACTCCGCTCTCTTCTCGGTCGAGAGCGGGCGCCTCGAAGTCGTCACTGTCCGCGACGGCGAAGAGAATGTCGTCGCCACGATCGGCCCGGGCGATGTCCTCGGAGAGGTCTCGTTCATCGACAAATCACCGAGAACCGTGTCGGTTCGCGCCGTCAACGATTCCGAGGTGCGTGTGTGGGATCGAGCCGAGCTGGTCGAGCATCTCCGCTCGAAGCCGGACCTTCTCGCGAAATTCGCGATCGCTCTCAGCGAGCTTCTCGTCGAGCGGCTTCGCGATTCGGTTCGACGACAGGGGCGCGTGCGACCGGTTTAG
- the crcB gene encoding fluoride efflux transporter CrcB → MDGLRNLFLVGAGGALGSMLRYLISTLLVKGAYGGFPWRTLVVNLAGSIALAWLLRGGLLSVSEQTRLFLGVGLLGGFTTYSTFNYEVVELVRHGHMGQAAAYVATTVIVAFAAAMIIIESPA, encoded by the coding sequence ATGGACGGGCTCAGGAACCTTTTTCTCGTGGGAGCCGGCGGAGCCCTGGGGAGCATGCTTCGGTATCTGATCTCCACGCTGTTGGTGAAGGGAGCATATGGCGGGTTTCCGTGGAGGACTCTGGTCGTGAATCTGGCAGGGTCGATCGCGCTCGCCTGGCTGCTCCGAGGCGGTCTTCTTTCGGTGTCCGAACAGACGAGACTCTTCCTCGGAGTAGGGCTGCTCGGCGGATTCACGACTTACTCGACGTTCAACTACGAGGTCGTCGAGCTGGTCCGGCATGGTCACATGGGTCAGGCCGCAGCCTATGTCGCGACGACGGTCATCGTCGCGTTTGCCGCCGCGATGATCATCATCGAGTCGCCGGCCTGA
- a CDS encoding NAD(P)H-binding protein, translated as MAGRTTVLVSDATGFVGGHLYHALIATGREVRCGTRDPESAREHDPVPDWVAFDIQDPDSMRLAMNGCDAAYLLLPDVGNDDDDRAIVAATNFRSAAEQAGITRIVYLGGVEPKGEPPRRLRARIEIGELLRAGNVPVVELRAALIIGEGSIGWKVVRDVAARLPALSLPSWMENRSAPVFIDDVVTALLASILDARIEAKWYDLTGPRLVSHRELIEKTAAQMDLDPVVVESAEGDPESAAFWVALISDADPELTRELVESLQADLTPSGETVWHRLDDVERVHIDAAIAMALADGRDPGNPCEERRKALVAIGKRYAQ; from the coding sequence ATGGCTGGAAGAACCACGGTCCTCGTTTCGGATGCCACCGGTTTCGTCGGTGGTCATCTGTACCATGCCCTCATTGCGACGGGGCGCGAGGTGCGCTGCGGCACGCGGGATCCCGAATCGGCGCGCGAGCACGATCCGGTTCCCGACTGGGTCGCATTCGACATACAGGACCCCGACTCGATGCGGCTCGCGATGAATGGTTGTGATGCCGCGTATCTTCTGCTTCCCGACGTCGGAAACGACGACGACGACCGTGCAATCGTGGCCGCCACGAACTTTCGCTCCGCCGCCGAGCAGGCGGGGATCACCCGGATTGTCTATCTCGGAGGCGTCGAGCCGAAGGGAGAGCCACCGAGACGCCTTCGGGCGCGGATCGAAATAGGCGAGCTGCTCCGCGCCGGCAATGTTCCCGTGGTCGAGCTCCGCGCGGCGCTGATCATCGGTGAGGGGAGCATCGGCTGGAAGGTCGTTCGAGACGTCGCGGCGCGTTTGCCGGCGCTGTCGCTGCCGAGCTGGATGGAGAACCGGTCGGCTCCGGTCTTCATCGACGACGTCGTGACGGCCCTGCTCGCTTCGATACTCGATGCGAGGATCGAAGCGAAGTGGTACGACCTGACGGGACCGCGGCTGGTGTCGCACCGGGAGCTCATCGAGAAGACGGCTGCGCAGATGGATCTCGATCCCGTGGTCGTCGAGTCCGCCGAGGGCGATCCGGAATCGGCCGCGTTCTGGGTCGCGCTGATCTCCGATGCGGATCCCGAGCTCACGCGGGAACTGGTCGAAAGCCTCCAGGCGGATCTCACTCCGAGCGGTGAAACGGTCTGGCACCGGCTCGATGACGTCGAACGTGTGCACATTGACGCCGCCATCGCGATGGCGCTTGCCGACGGTCGGGATCCGGGAAACCCGTGTGAGGAGCGGCGGAAGGCGCTGGTCGCGATCGGGAAGCGCTACGCGCAATGA
- the pyrF gene encoding orotidine-5'-phosphate decarboxylase, whose amino-acid sequence MKEKLIVAVDLAERDAILALCDQLAAEVGLIKVGLQAFVANGPELVTEIRSRGIEVFLDLKLHDIPTTVEKATRAARELDVRMLTIHSSGGRAMLEAARRSAGESTLLLGVTVLTSLDDAELERIGFRHDPGDAVIRLAGLCFETGVDGVVASPHEIEPIRARYGGLTIVTPGIRMSSDAPDDQKRTMTPEEAIARGADYIVVGRPITRSDDPVAAARRVIDSMERGA is encoded by the coding sequence ATGAAAGAGAAACTCATCGTTGCGGTGGATCTGGCCGAGCGGGATGCGATTCTGGCGCTCTGCGACCAGCTCGCCGCTGAAGTCGGTCTGATCAAGGTGGGACTCCAGGCGTTCGTAGCGAATGGTCCGGAGCTCGTTACGGAGATCCGGTCGCGGGGAATCGAAGTCTTCCTCGATCTCAAGCTCCACGATATCCCCACGACGGTCGAGAAGGCGACGAGGGCTGCCAGGGAGCTCGATGTCAGAATGCTCACGATTCATTCATCGGGGGGCCGTGCGATGCTCGAAGCCGCCCGGCGCTCAGCGGGCGAGTCGACGCTGCTGCTCGGTGTGACGGTTCTGACGAGTCTCGACGACGCCGAGCTCGAGCGGATCGGATTTCGACACGATCCTGGCGACGCCGTGATCCGCCTTGCCGGCCTCTGCTTCGAGACCGGAGTGGACGGAGTGGTGGCGTCACCACACGAGATCGAGCCGATCCGCGCCCGCTACGGGGGGCTGACGATCGTGACTCCCGGCATCCGGATGAGCTCCGATGCTCCCGACGATCAGAAGCGCACGATGACCCCGGAAGAGGCGATTGCGCGGGGAGCGGATTACATCGTGGTCGGGCGCCCGATCACACGGAGCGATGATCCCGTCGCTGCGGCGCGACGAGTGATTGACTCGATGGAGCGTGGTGCATGA
- the polX gene encoding DNA polymerase/3'-5' exonuclease PolX gives MTRQEVAKVLDLIARYKKLRGENKFKVGAYERAADALARAEGDLEDLVRSGKLTSIEGIGKGTGSVIEEIVREGRSRLLEELQAEIPEGVLDLAELRGVGSKKARELWQRYGISSIDELEQAIAAGTAEDLSGFGTKTVGRVEQSIRLRKEDGSKVLLPMALETAASLSERLESIAGVKETIVSGQVRRRHETPDSIDIVVIGSPVKSVASRIVEADLPVEIIGRKGALIEGRARPDLEVRLHLATPSARGRTLLTSTGPEDLVAGIAKLARERGVVLTKVRAAGEDEVFERIGLPWIPPERRDAGVEAAADVPLVDRGDIRGTFHVHSTWSDGKNSLEEMVGAARDAGLEYVGISDHSKTAAYAGGLDETRVKMQAAELRRVRKAFPDIRVFHGTECDILPDGSLDFDDDTLAGFDFVIGSVHSQFSMNRAEMTDRILRAMDNPFLTILGHVSGRKLLIRPGYEVEYERIFDKAVERDVIIEINGHPRRLDLDWHLMARAMELGVRFSINPDAHSVGAIDHVETGVWNARRGGVPPERVFNTLGVDEVARHLEERRKQAMKKTK, from the coding sequence ATGACCCGGCAGGAAGTCGCGAAGGTCCTCGATCTGATCGCGCGCTACAAGAAGCTGCGCGGCGAGAACAAGTTCAAGGTTGGCGCCTATGAGCGGGCAGCGGACGCACTCGCACGCGCGGAAGGCGATCTCGAGGATCTCGTGCGCAGCGGAAAGCTGACGTCGATCGAAGGGATCGGGAAGGGGACTGGCTCGGTCATCGAGGAGATCGTCCGCGAGGGGCGGAGCCGGCTGCTCGAGGAGCTCCAGGCCGAGATTCCGGAGGGGGTCCTCGACCTGGCCGAGCTGCGGGGGGTCGGGTCGAAGAAAGCTCGGGAGTTGTGGCAGCGATACGGGATCAGTTCGATCGACGAGCTCGAGCAGGCGATTGCAGCGGGCACGGCGGAAGATCTGTCGGGTTTCGGAACGAAAACGGTCGGGAGAGTCGAGCAGAGCATTCGGCTGAGAAAAGAGGACGGATCGAAGGTGCTCCTCCCGATGGCGCTGGAGACCGCGGCGAGCCTCTCCGAGCGTCTGGAATCGATTGCGGGAGTGAAGGAGACGATCGTTTCGGGACAGGTCCGCCGGAGACACGAAACACCCGATTCGATCGACATCGTCGTCATCGGATCGCCGGTGAAGAGCGTCGCTTCGAGGATCGTCGAAGCGGACCTCCCCGTGGAGATCATCGGACGGAAGGGCGCGCTGATCGAAGGGCGCGCGCGTCCGGATCTCGAAGTGCGGCTTCACCTGGCCACGCCGTCGGCACGGGGCCGTACGCTTCTCACCTCGACCGGCCCGGAGGATCTCGTCGCCGGCATCGCGAAGCTGGCTCGCGAGCGGGGTGTCGTTCTGACGAAGGTCCGGGCGGCCGGCGAGGACGAGGTCTTCGAGCGGATCGGACTTCCCTGGATCCCTCCGGAGAGGAGGGACGCCGGCGTGGAAGCGGCTGCGGACGTACCTCTTGTGGATCGGGGAGACATTCGCGGCACCTTTCACGTCCATTCGACGTGGTCGGACGGGAAGAATTCGCTCGAGGAGATGGTGGGTGCCGCGCGGGACGCCGGGCTCGAGTACGTCGGGATCTCGGATCACTCGAAGACGGCCGCCTATGCCGGAGGGCTCGACGAGACCCGCGTGAAGATGCAGGCGGCCGAGCTTCGCAGAGTGCGAAAAGCGTTTCCGGACATCCGGGTGTTTCACGGAACGGAGTGCGACATACTGCCCGACGGGAGTCTCGATTTCGACGACGATACGCTGGCGGGATTCGACTTCGTGATCGGCTCGGTCCATTCGCAGTTCTCGATGAACCGGGCCGAGATGACGGACCGTATTCTGCGGGCGATGGACAATCCGTTCCTGACGATTCTCGGACACGTCAGCGGGAGGAAGCTGCTCATCCGCCCGGGCTACGAGGTCGAGTACGAGCGGATATTCGACAAGGCCGTGGAGCGGGACGTGATCATCGAGATCAACGGGCATCCGAGAAGGCTCGATCTCGACTGGCATCTGATGGCGCGGGCGATGGAGCTCGGCGTGCGGTTTTCGATCAATCCCGATGCGCATTCGGTTGGTGCGATCGATCACGTCGAGACCGGTGTCTGGAACGCACGGCGTGGCGGCGTTCCTCCCGAGCGGGTTTTCAACACCCTCGGTGTCGACGAGGTCGCACGACATCTCGAGGAGCGTCGGAAGCAGGCGATGAAAAAAACAAAATAA